The Caulifigura coniformis genome includes a region encoding these proteins:
- a CDS encoding DUF4465 domain-containing protein, which produces MSLLSLSLRALVAAFLFAGGSFASAGIITFQDLTLTPGTHWNDPGNTAPVGPASGPYGNDEYIGDFSSGGATFVNRVDTTYGSWRGFAYSNELNASTSGSLPGLQHEFSAYVPPGDPANIFGVAFSTQTFPVNPLAAITTDTLKFLPSMTVPTAMAVTGAYLTNTTYSALSMLNGDTFAKQFGGATGLDPDFLLVRAYGVDVDGNVLAARPEFYLADFRFADSASDYILDSWEWFDLTSLAGASEIYFDFESSDMGTFGANTPLYFAIDDIGFEPAAVPEPSSALMAITAAGVFWRFRRRKSAAARESTSA; this is translated from the coding sequence ATGTCCCTGTTGTCACTTTCGCTGCGCGCCCTTGTTGCGGCTTTTCTATTCGCCGGAGGCTCGTTCGCGTCCGCTGGGATCATCACCTTCCAGGACCTCACTCTCACCCCCGGAACGCACTGGAACGATCCGGGAAATACCGCGCCGGTGGGTCCGGCGTCCGGCCCCTATGGAAATGATGAGTACATCGGAGACTTCAGCAGCGGCGGCGCGACGTTCGTCAACCGGGTCGACACCACCTACGGCAGCTGGCGCGGCTTCGCGTATTCCAATGAGCTCAATGCTTCCACCTCGGGTTCGCTTCCCGGCCTGCAGCATGAGTTCTCGGCGTACGTTCCTCCGGGGGATCCGGCCAACATTTTTGGCGTCGCGTTCTCGACGCAGACTTTCCCCGTCAATCCGCTCGCGGCGATCACCACAGACACCCTGAAGTTCCTCCCCTCGATGACTGTTCCGACGGCAATGGCGGTGACCGGCGCCTATCTGACCAATACCACCTACTCCGCCCTCTCGATGTTGAACGGCGATACGTTCGCCAAGCAGTTCGGAGGCGCCACGGGGCTTGATCCTGATTTCCTGCTTGTGAGGGCTTACGGCGTCGATGTCGACGGCAACGTGCTCGCCGCTAGGCCCGAGTTTTACCTGGCCGATTTCCGCTTCGCAGACTCGGCCAGCGACTACATTCTTGATTCGTGGGAATGGTTCGACCTCACGTCGCTCGCGGGAGCCTCGGAGATCTACTTCGACTTCGAATCGAGTGATATGGGGACATTCGGAGCCAATACTCCGCTGTATTTCGCGATCGATGACATCGGTTTCGAGCCGGCGGCGGTTCCCGAACCCTCATCTGCCCTGATGGCGATCACGGCTGCCGGCGTCTTCTGGCGGTTCCGCCGCCGTAAGAGTGCCGCGGCGCGGGAATCGACGTCCGCTTGA
- a CDS encoding DUF1573 domain-containing protein: MSSADRDGTGRRLLASLSLCAILIGCKRGGSSQEPAPLLDTTSRDLGAIRLDADYESTFRISNTTDAPITITRIRSSCGCVAAGFDPAPIPPGQQREITLKLNTHGQTVLGPIVKHATIEFESGPPVQLELRARLDSDFEIEPRRVEFSADERSHEIRLTRRQLDSTSFAKLVLVGNADCYDVAEDSGKQTADLRVFRVTMKEASAGATLPELYFSDSASGRPLPFATVTCSRKGPTLRPSSFTVNARAGAPPKAAVRFRFVDFQSQPMRMVSVQPFDELSKRLLVIGFDPERDAKSFTLALAENSDLPDETLTRLMVSVDFTSLDQRTSGRLLLPCFLLGTGKSEKAEATTPPAAESAN, translated from the coding sequence ATGTCGTCTGCAGATCGTGACGGAACTGGACGCCGGCTTCTGGCGTCGCTCTCACTTTGCGCCATCCTGATCGGTTGCAAGAGAGGCGGCTCGTCTCAGGAACCGGCCCCACTCCTGGACACGACGAGCCGCGATCTGGGCGCGATCCGGCTCGATGCGGATTACGAATCGACGTTTCGAATCTCCAACACCACCGACGCGCCGATCACGATCACACGGATCCGGTCGAGTTGCGGCTGCGTCGCCGCGGGATTTGATCCCGCTCCCATCCCGCCTGGCCAACAGCGCGAGATCACGCTCAAGCTCAATACTCACGGTCAGACGGTTCTCGGACCGATCGTCAAGCACGCCACAATCGAGTTCGAATCGGGCCCCCCCGTCCAACTCGAGCTCAGGGCAAGGCTCGACAGCGATTTCGAAATCGAGCCGCGACGCGTAGAGTTCTCCGCTGACGAACGGTCCCACGAGATCCGCCTGACCCGTCGGCAACTCGATTCGACTTCGTTCGCAAAGCTGGTGCTGGTCGGCAACGCCGATTGCTACGACGTCGCCGAGGATTCCGGGAAGCAAACAGCGGATCTCCGCGTCTTCCGGGTGACGATGAAAGAGGCGTCCGCAGGGGCGACTCTGCCAGAGCTCTACTTCTCGGATTCCGCTTCGGGACGGCCGTTGCCTTTTGCCACAGTCACCTGCTCTCGAAAGGGGCCGACGCTTCGTCCCTCATCATTCACGGTGAACGCGAGGGCAGGCGCGCCGCCGAAAGCTGCGGTGAGATTCCGGTTCGTCGATTTTCAATCACAGCCCATGCGAATGGTCTCGGTCCAGCCCTTCGATGAGCTCTCCAAACGCCTCCTGGTGATCGGATTCGATCCCGAGCGCGACGCCAAGTCTTTCACCCTGGCGCTTGCGGAGAACTCCGATCTCCCCGACGAGACACTCACCAGGCTGATGGTGTCAGTCGACTTCACATCGCTGGATCAGCGAACGTCGGGTCGGCTGCTGTTGCCTTGCTTTTTGCTCGGGACCGGGAAATCTGAGAAGGCGGAGGCGACGACGCCCCCCGCTGCAGAATCCGCAAACTAA
- the aroC gene encoding chorismate synthase, which translates to MPGNSFGQSFRITTAGESHGPGNVVIIDGVPSGIPLSVDDLRPDLARRRPGQSHIVTQRDEADEPEILSGVFEGRTTGTSLAILIRNTDQRSKDYSDIKDVYRPGHADYTFDAKYGFRDYRGGGRSSARETTARVAAGAVAKKFLSIAVGARIVGYVVQVGDIRAEINDPAAVTLEQVETLPNGSPNIVRCPDPAAAARMVSLIEQVRKEGDSIGGAAEIVATGVPAGLGEPVFDKIKADLAKALFSLPAVLGVEYGIGFGCAEMRGSAHNDLFMRGPDAGDGSPTIRTHTNRHGGMLGGITTGMPIVLRAAVKPTSSLPIPQETVTRNAEPATIRTKGRHDPCLLPRFIPMAEAMVAIVVADHLLRWQGQRSAI; encoded by the coding sequence ATGCCAGGAAATTCTTTCGGACAGTCATTTCGGATCACGACCGCCGGCGAAAGCCACGGCCCGGGCAACGTCGTGATCATCGACGGCGTGCCGTCCGGCATTCCACTCTCGGTCGACGACCTGCGCCCCGATCTGGCTCGCCGCCGCCCGGGCCAAAGCCACATCGTCACTCAGCGTGACGAAGCCGACGAACCGGAGATCCTCTCCGGAGTCTTCGAAGGACGAACCACCGGCACGAGTCTGGCCATCCTCATCCGGAACACCGACCAGCGTTCAAAAGACTACAGCGACATCAAGGACGTCTACCGGCCGGGCCACGCCGACTACACGTTCGACGCCAAATACGGCTTCCGCGACTACCGTGGCGGCGGTCGCTCCAGCGCCCGGGAGACGACGGCCCGCGTGGCGGCCGGCGCAGTAGCCAAGAAATTCCTGTCGATCGCCGTCGGCGCCCGAATCGTCGGCTACGTCGTCCAGGTCGGAGACATCCGTGCGGAGATCAACGATCCAGCGGCCGTCACCCTGGAACAGGTCGAAACGCTCCCCAACGGCAGCCCGAACATCGTCCGCTGCCCCGACCCGGCCGCCGCCGCCCGCATGGTGAGCCTGATCGAACAGGTTCGTAAGGAGGGAGATTCGATCGGCGGCGCCGCGGAGATCGTGGCCACTGGGGTCCCTGCCGGTCTCGGCGAACCCGTCTTCGACAAGATCAAGGCCGACCTGGCCAAGGCCCTCTTCTCACTCCCGGCAGTGCTGGGGGTGGAATACGGCATCGGCTTCGGGTGCGCGGAAATGCGCGGCAGCGCGCACAACGACCTGTTCATGCGCGGGCCGGATGCCGGTGACGGGTCGCCGACGATCCGCACCCACACAAACCGGCATGGCGGGATGCTGGGCGGCATCACGACCGGGATGCCGATCGTCCTCAGAGCAGCAGTCAAGCCGACAAGCAGTCTGCCCATTCCGCAGGAGACCGTCACCAGAAACGCCGAGCCGGCAACGATTCGGACAAAAGGGCGGCATGATCCCTGTCTGCTGCCACGCTTCATTCCCATGGCCGAGGCCATGGTGGCCATTGTCGTGGCCGATCACCTGCTGCGATGGCAGGGCCAGAGGTCCGCCATCTGA